The Bacteroidota bacterium genome segment GCAGGTGCCGAATAAATAATTACCGGGGTTATAATCAGCTTTAAACCTTAGGATTTGATAACATCCTTTGGTAAGGGCCTCCAAACCATCAGGAGTCGTATAATAGGTTTGCGTGAGGGTAGTCACGGTTTTTTCCTCCAGATAATCTTTGCAGGAAGAAAAGAAAATTATCAAAACAAGAAGCACACTATATTTTTTCATATTCTTCATATTTTATCATTATTATTTGTTAAAAACCGACCCTGAGTCCCAGCACCCAACTTCTGATAATCACCGTATTGTTATTAGTACCCCCTGTGGGATCGCCAATAGAATTAACATTGGTCCAGCCATTGGTGTCGTCAGGATTGATGCCTGCTTTTACAACCTTCCCACCCCAAATGAAGGGATTAAGAACCTGTCCGTAAACCTGGCAATTTTTAATACTGAACTTCTTAATATACTTTAGAGGAACCGTATAAGAAAGTGCAATATTCCTGACGATCACAAAAGATCCGTCATTAATAAAAGTGGAACGGTTTACATCAGCATTTGAAGTATTAGAACTGGTAGTAGGTTGCGGCCATTCGGCATTGGGATGTTCGGGCGACCAGAAATTATCCGGATTCATGTGGCGGACATACCCTGCTGCATTAAAAGTTACACTAGTTGAACCGCCAGGTTGTAAGGAGGAGAAATAGGATTGACCTATACGGGCATACATAAAACCACTAAGTTCAAAATTCATATAGCTGAAGGTATTGGTCATACCCCCTATCCATTTAGGCCGGGGATTCCCTTTGATCACTTTATCATTATCCTCGAGTTTATAATTGGGAGTACCCTGTTCGACAGGTTTATATTGCCCGGGAGCAAAATTATAGCCATTTGCCTTCCACTTGGCAATTTCAGCCAGATCTTCGGTTGTATTTTGCCATAAACCAGCGACCTCATATGCACGGAACGTCCGCATATCCTGAATTGGTTGACCAATGTACCAACCATTCCCGGTCATGTCCTGCTTCCCGTTTACCAGTTCAACTATCTCCTCCTTGTTTTTGGACCAATTCAGGTCTGTTGTCCAACGGAAATTACTGGTTTTGATATTTACCGTTGAAAGGGATATTTCAATACCTCTATTCCTTACCTTCCCGATGTTATCGGTAATACTTGGGAAACCAATAATAGCAGGTATTGCCCTTTCCATAAGATTTTTACTTGTATTCGACTGATATACATCAATTGTACCCGTAATATCATTTGCAAGGAAACCAAAATCCAATCCAATGTCAGTTTGATCCGTTTGCTCCCATTTTAAATTAGGATTGGGCATTGTAAATGGAACATAACCAATAGCCGGTGTATTTTCATACACATAATTATACTGAGTAAGAGGACCAGAGGTAGTATAAGCTCCGACAGCCGAATTACCGGTAACTCCGTAGCCAAAGCGAAGTTTAAGTTCACTGAGCCATTTTATTTCTTTCAGAAATCTTTCTTCTTGCATTTTCCAGGCAACTGCAAAAGAAGGGAAAAATTCCCATTTATGTCCTTCGGCCAATACGGAAGCCCCATCGAAACGTCCTGAAGCAGTAAACAAATACCTGTTCAGGAGAGAATAGTTAAGACGGCCCATATATGACATCAGTTGGTTTTTCGTGTAACCTGTACCATAGCTGTCAGGGTTTCCGTTAAGATTGGCAGATTGGTTATACCATTCTGTGGTATTATAAAGAATTTTGGAGGCATTGATAAATGAGTTCTCTGTACGATTACTTTGAACCGACTGCATCAAGGTCGCGCCAATGGTATGAGGCCCGAATTTCTTGTCAAAATACAAGAGGTTTTCAAGCATATACTGGAAATTGTCGTTTGTACTGTAATTGGCTGCAGCCGTTTGTGGACTGGCTGTCCGCCGCAAAGTAGACAGAGATCCCTGCCAGGATCCAACCCGGTTATAACGGAAACCAGATCCAAAATTCATACGATATTTCAGCCAGGGAGTGAATTTTAGTTCACCATAAAAATTAGATTGAACACTAATTACCTTGTTTTCATCATCGGTATTATTTATATCTATTAATGGGTTCCAAACAGGGGCTGTAGTATTGCCACCCGGATAATTTATCATTACACCAAGGGAATCGTAAGGCTTAGCCATTCTATATTGTCCCAAAGCTATACCATACGCATCATTCGCACCTGTTGCGCTACCGGACCTATTAATTCTCCCATACTGCTGCTTTGTCATAGAAGCATTTATCGAAGTTCCAACAGTTATCCATTTTAATGGTGCTATATCTCCATTAATCTTGGCAGTATAGCGCCTGAAATTCTGGTTTTTTTGCGTACCGTCGTTATTAAAATAACCAAATGAAAGGTATATTTTTGAATTTTCGTTCCCGGATGAAAGTGATAACTGGTGGTTTTGCGTAATTCCGGTTTTGGTAAGAAGACCTATCCAGTCTGTGCCAGGAATGTTGCCGGAGTTATAGATTGGTACCTGGGCCGGCCATCCTTTGGCTATTTCATCGGCTGTTGAAGCACGCATTTTCACTGAACTGTATATCCCGGGATCGTTCCATTCATAACCTTGCCTGATGGCATTAACGGTATAATAATCGCCATTACCAAATTTATTGATATCTGCCGTCGGATCAGGATAATTGAGGGTTCCCGAGTAAGTTCCGCCGTTGATATTCGCCAACCTCATACGGTCCAACGCTTCACCTGCCGAAGCCCACTTGGTCACAGAATGAATCTGGTCAAAGGTGAGTGAAGCATCGTAATTGATGGTAAGTTGTCCCTTGGATCCATTTTTGGTCGTAATCAGAATGACCCCGTTGGCACCACGGGAACCATAAATTGCTGTGGCAGAAGCGTCCTTTAATATTTCAATGTTTGAAATATCATTGGTATTTAAATCATTAATACTGCCCATAAAAATAATACCGTCAACCACATATAAGGGGTCATTGGATCCATTTATTGAACGTGTTCCCCGGATGGTAACTTTAGCTATTTCTCCCGGACGAATGTTGGATACAATATCGACACCGGCAGCCTTTCCCTGCAGGGCCTGAATAGCATTCTGTACCGGGCGTTCCTTGAGCGTTTTCTCGCTGACACTGGTTAATGAGCCTGTAATATCACTTTTTTTGGCCGTTCCATAACCCACCACAACTACTTCATCCAGTTTGGAAACACTGGATACCAGCTCTATATCCAACTCAGTCCGGCCTTTTGCATTTACCTCCTGCGTTTCATAGCCCATATAGGAAAATACCAATCTGACTTCCCCTGCCGGAACATCGATTGAAAAATGCCCATTAACATCAGTTATGGTACCTTTAGTAGTTCCCCTAATTACTATGCTTACACCGGGCAATACTTCTCCGGTGCTTTTATCGGTTACAGTTCCGTTAATTTTGTTCTGTTGAAAAATTCCTGTAAAACCAATACTTGCAACCGAATTATAAGCCAGTAAATTTTCCCTCAGGGGTGGTAAGACTTCCAATGAAGAATGTTGACTACTTTCATTTTTGACAAGCACAACCTGATGATCAACAATACAATAGGTAATGTTTGTGTTTTTAAACAGATGATTCAAGATACTTTCCATACTGCACTGGTTGCAATGGACATCCACCTTTTTGTTGACATCAACCAGATAGTGGTTGTATAGAAATTTATACTTACTTTGACTTTCAATCTGCTTCAGAACTTTTTCAACTGAAGTATTTTTCAGATTTAAAGTAAGAGAAGTTGATTGAGAATAAACACTTGCCGAAAGTTCGGCAATACTTAAAAAAAGAAGTACAACCGTGAATTTCATAACAAGAAATAATTTTAGTTGCCGAATTTGGTGAAAATTCGAAAAAAGCAATGACTTATTTTTCATACTTTTGTTGATGATTAGATTTTAATAAAAATGACTTCAATGGTCTCTGTTTCTCTTTGAATCAAAGACATTGTTTGAACTAATCAAACAGGAAAGTGCCGCGAACACTTTCCTGTTCTTTTAACAGGCTGGAGGTCGTTTTTTTTCATAGGCATAAGTTTATATTGTTAATTATCCATATTTAATTTTTATTTTTTCCTCATTAAGGTAATCAAAGTGTCCCGGGCAATGGTATAAGTAATTGGAGCAGAGATTTCCAGTAATTTTAACACCTTTTCCATCGATTCCCCTTCAAATGTGGCCGTGTAACTATACTTTTTCAGTTCTTTGTCCTTCAACACTATTTTAACATTATACCATCTTTCAAGCTTTTTTACCACTTCATCCATGGATTCATCGCTAAAAACCAGTTTGCCGTTTTTCCATGAACTGTTGATGCGGGAATCCACCTTTTTTAAAATGATTTTTTTATCTTTCCGGTTAAAAATTGCACTTTGATTAGGCATTAAGCAAGCTTCAGTTGTAATACTTTTGTTAGTTTCCTTCTGAATAATCACCTTCCCCCTGACCAAAGTTGTAGTGACGTTGGCCTCATCCGGATAACAGGAGACATTGAAACTGGTGCCCAAAACCTTAATCTCAATTTCAGAAGTTTTTACAATAAAAGGGGCATTGGGATTTTTTATGACATCAAAAAAGGCCTCCCCTTCCAGGTACACTTCCCGCTTATTACCTTTAAATTCTTCCGGATATTTTAACCGGCTGTCGGCATTAAGCCACACGGTAGTTCCATCCGATAAAATGATACAGGCCTTTACACCTTTAGAATTAACCCTTTCCACATATTTCTCAGTCGGGGCAAATGATTTAAAAGTTTTTTGGGATAACTTATATATCCCAAAAAAGGCAGAAAGAATTACAACAAGTACTGCTGCCATTTTATAGATCACGGCAAAATCAATCGATTTTTTAACCTGCCGGTTTTCTTTTTTAGGGTAAGAATCCCTTTGATCGGATTCAATCTGAACTTTCAGTTTTTCAAAAGCAGTCCTACTGATCGATGAATCAGGTACAGGGATTTCCGATTTCCAAATGTCATCAAGGATTCGCAATTTTTCAGCCTTATGAGGATCTCTATCCGTTAATCCTGACAACCTGGACAAATCCTTGTCTGTAGCTTCACCCGCCAGTTTCCGGCCTGCCAATCTCCAAAAATCATTTTTAAACATAGCTCTGCTTTTATCTGTAACACATAATGAAGACAAATCAAACTAAAAAATCTACTAAACTAAATGTGAAAAATTATTCGAATTTTAATTTTTAACATGTATATGAATACACAAAAACAAAAGGATAAAAAAGTGAACTTATTTTTTCTTTCTCGGTTTTACAGCAGGATCGACATTTAGAGCTTTTCCAATTCTTTTAAGGGCAATGGCAATCTGACAATCGATTGTGTTTATGGAAATATTCAAAATTTCGGCCACTTGGGCATATTTCAAACCGTCTTCACGAATAAGCTTAAAAATAAGTTTACATTTAGGGGGAAGTGTTTCTATTACCTTATGAATATTTTCCTGTAACTCGGTT includes the following:
- a CDS encoding TonB-dependent receptor, whose translation is MKFTVVLLFLSIAELSASVYSQSTSLTLNLKNTSVEKVLKQIESQSKYKFLYNHYLVDVNKKVDVHCNQCSMESILNHLFKNTNITYCIVDHQVVLVKNESSQHSSLEVLPPLRENLLAYNSVASIGFTGIFQQNKINGTVTDKSTGEVLPGVSIVIRGTTKGTITDVNGHFSIDVPAGEVRLVFSYMGYETQEVNAKGRTELDIELVSSVSKLDEVVVVGYGTAKKSDITGSLTSVSEKTLKERPVQNAIQALQGKAAGVDIVSNIRPGEIAKVTIRGTRSINGSNDPLYVVDGIIFMGSINDLNTNDISNIEILKDASATAIYGSRGANGVILITTKNGSKGQLTINYDASLTFDQIHSVTKWASAGEALDRMRLANINGGTYSGTLNYPDPTADINKFGNGDYYTVNAIRQGYEWNDPGIYSSVKMRASTADEIAKGWPAQVPIYNSGNIPGTDWIGLLTKTGITQNHQLSLSSGNENSKIYLSFGYFNNDGTQKNQNFRRYTAKINGDIAPLKWITVGTSINASMTKQQYGRINRSGSATGANDAYGIALGQYRMAKPYDSLGVMINYPGGNTTAPVWNPLIDINNTDDENKVISVQSNFYGELKFTPWLKYRMNFGSGFRYNRVGSWQGSLSTLRRTASPQTAAANYSTNDNFQYMLENLLYFDKKFGPHTIGATLMQSVQSNRTENSFINASKILYNTTEWYNQSANLNGNPDSYGTGYTKNQLMSYMGRLNYSLLNRYLFTASGRFDGASVLAEGHKWEFFPSFAVAWKMQEERFLKEIKWLSELKLRFGYGVTGNSAVGAYTTSGPLTQYNYVYENTPAIGYVPFTMPNPNLKWEQTDQTDIGLDFGFLANDITGTIDVYQSNTSKNLMERAIPAIIGFPSITDNIGKVRNRGIEISLSTVNIKTSNFRWTTDLNWSKNKEEIVELVNGKQDMTGNGWYIGQPIQDMRTFRAYEVAGLWQNTTEDLAEIAKWKANGYNFAPGQYKPVEQGTPNYKLEDNDKVIKGNPRPKWIGGMTNTFSYMNFELSGFMYARIGQSYFSSLQPGGSTSVTFNAAGYVRHMNPDNFWSPEHPNAEWPQPTTSSNTSNADVNRSTFINDGSFVIVRNIALSYTVPLKYIKKFSIKNCQVYGQVLNPFIWGGKVVKAGINPDDTNGWTNVNSIGDPTGGTNNNTVIIRSWVLGLRVGF
- a CDS encoding DUF4974 domain-containing protein, whose amino-acid sequence is MFKNDFWRLAGRKLAGEATDKDLSRLSGLTDRDPHKAEKLRILDDIWKSEIPVPDSSISRTAFEKLKVQIESDQRDSYPKKENRQVKKSIDFAVIYKMAAVLVVILSAFFGIYKLSQKTFKSFAPTEKYVERVNSKGVKACIILSDGTTVWLNADSRLKYPEEFKGNKREVYLEGEAFFDVIKNPNAPFIVKTSEIEIKVLGTSFNVSCYPDEANVTTTLVRGKVIIQKETNKSITTEACLMPNQSAIFNRKDKKIILKKVDSRINSSWKNGKLVFSDESMDEVVKKLERWYNVKIVLKDKELKKYSYTATFEGESMEKVLKLLEISAPITYTIARDTLITLMRKK